Proteins encoded together in one Microplitis mediator isolate UGA2020A chromosome 7, iyMicMedi2.1, whole genome shotgun sequence window:
- the LOC130672451 gene encoding uncharacterized protein LOC130672451, whose amino-acid sequence MGKSKKRSRSNSVESRSPKISKKDLQCQIEAIAKSVQDLVKAQQELQATVKETAEQNRVEASISNKESIEPNKGTETLTSTAVADDSRKEDVGVLEDGEVPEEFLVEDEHDLDDELREVLGEEVSNTNTSVKVNDSLKKWWETWMSKGLTEEVKKALLKKYVRDGEFRTEAPKVNLEIQRHLTEIAKKRDAHFTDTQNCVGSALSSLSSAISMLSDNSSEEIDQITLMKYLWDTGKILSDVFHQQSIARKSFITPTLDKDIKATLEASIPDEWLYGQKLNDQVKDAKAIVKAAASLKPSDKPVVKKQAFRTASQGNLRGPPAKFRQVGNYQQRRFFSNTRYKPRSTTGMAKTSLKPSSEKNRK is encoded by the exons atgggGAAATCCAAGAAACGTTCCCGATCAAATTCAGTGGAAAGTAGATCCCCCAAGATATCTAAAAAAGATTTACAATGCCAAATCGAGGCCATCGCCAAGAGCGTCCAAGATCTGGTAAAAGCGCAACAAGAGTTGCAGGCTACAGTTAAAGAAACTGCAGAGCAGAATAGAG TGGAGGCCAGTATTTCCAACAAGGAAAGTATAGAACCCAATAAGGGTACTGAGACATTGACCAGTACGGCAGTAGCCGACGATTCCCGGAAGGAAGACGTAGGGGTTTTGGAAGACGGAGAAGTTCCGGAAGAGTTTTTAGTAGAGGATGAGCATGACTTGGACGATGAACTTCGTGAAGTACTTGGGGAAGAGGTTTCAAACACGAATACCTCAGTCAAGGTAAATGACAGCCTGAAAAAATGGTGGGAGACTTGGATGTCAAAGGGCTTAACTGAAGAGGTTAAGAAAGctctacttaaaaaatatgttagaGATGGAGAATTCCGAACTGAAGCACCCAAGGTTAACCTTGAAATTCAGCGTCACTTGACTGAGATCGCCAAAAAACGTGATGCTCACTTTACTGATACGCAAAATTGTGTAGGATCAGCGCTATCATCGTTAAGCTCAGCCATATCGATGCTGTCAGATAACTCATCAGAGGAGATTGATCAAATTACTCTGATGAAATATCTCTGGGACACGGGAAAAATCTTAAGTGATGTTTTCCACCAACAGTCAATAGCgagaaaatcatttattactcCGACTCTGGATAAGGACATAAAGGCTACGCTAGAGGCTAGTATCCCAGATGAATGGCTTTACGGTCAGAAACTCAATGACCAGGTTAAGGATGCAAAAGCCATCGTTAAAGCGGCTGCATCTTTAAAACCTTCTGACAAACCAGTTGTCAAGAAACAGGCATTCAGGACTGCGTCTCAGGGAAACTTGAGAGGCCCACCTGCGAAGTTCAGGCAGGTGGGCAACTATCAGCAGAGGAGATTCTTCTCGAACACGAGGTACAAACCGAGATCCACGACAGGGATGGCGAAGACTTCACTGAAGCCCAGCTCAGAGAAGAACAGGAAGTAG
- the LOC130672454 gene encoding uncharacterized protein LOC130672454, with protein MFIKHNLFESISVFLILQVSLIIVIADEVEEDWHQFDVNSQDAKQLTQNARNEYSYVHNDSNELAVAEIISAFYKLTSDSAVHYHIEAKFGETDCPKGYYADTCKLLEEGVVKKCDISVYHPYHASRYTTVECSLSEN; from the coding sequence ATGTTCATCAAGCATAATCTATTTGAATCAATATCGGTGTTTTTGATACTGCAAGTCTCGCTTATCATTGTTATTGCTGATGAAGTCGAGGAAGACTGGCATCAATTTGACGTCAATTCACAAGATGCCAAGCAATTGACCCAAAACGCTCGTAATGAATATTCGTACGTCCACAATGATAGCAATGAGCTTGCCGTTGCGGAAATTATCAGTGCGTTTTACAAATTAACATCAGATTCAGCAGTTCATTATCATATCGAAGCTAAATTCGGTGAAACCGATTGTCCAAAGGGCTATTATGCTGACACATGCAAGCTACTTGAAGAAGGGGTTGTTAAGAAATGTGACATTTCTGTCTATCATCCTTATCATGCAAGCCGTTATACTACAGTCGAGTGCAGTCTATCTGAAAATTga